In the genome of Candidatus Acidiferrales bacterium, the window CGCGATGAACGATTACGCATTGGCGCTGGAACAGGGTTACACGCTGCCTGCCGAGCAGCGCCAGGCGATTGCTGAAAAACTGCACGAGTATACCGGCCTGCCTCTCGATTACATCTTGAAAGCCGATTTGCGCATCAGCGGCGGCGAATTCGAAAAGACGCTTCAGGATGCGAATGGCCTGACTACGGGCCGGCTCGACACGCGCTTCTCCGGACCCACAATGGATCCTCTCAGCAAGGAAGCTGAGTATGACCCTCAATCCGCCTCAATCAGTTCGGCATATGTATCTGCATTCAACGACTATGTGCGTAAGAATTTGAAGTATGGCGAGGACAAAACGTACAAGCCTGAAATCAACCCTGGAAGCTGGGACACGAACCACAACGGCAACCCGGCGACACCGAACGTCATGATTGATCTGGCTGAGGCGATGAAATACAACCCCAATCTAAAAGTGATGCTGAACGCGGGTTATTTCGACCTGGCCACGCCGTTTTTTGAAGGCGTGTACGAAATGCGCCATCTGCCGATTCCCGCGTCGCTGGACAAGAACATCGAATTCAAGTTCTATCAGTCCGGCCACATGGTCTATGCACACGAACCTTCGCTGAAGCAGTTGCATGACAATGCGGTAGCATTCATCGAGAGCACTGAAAACGTCAAAGGAAAGTAAAAGTAGGCGTTCTGGGAGCCCTCGGCGACCCTGAGGGCTCCCAGCAGTTTTTCGTCCGCACACGACTTCTTTTCGCGTATCTAAATTTCCGCTTTGCGAAAAAAGCAACGCAGAGAATCCGCGATTCATCGAAGAAACAGTCGTCTATATTTAGAGTTTGGGCAGAATCTGGCGGAAGCGTGTGGGAGTCGAACCCACCATTCGACTCGCGAAGAGCCGAATCGCCGGCTTTGAAGGCCGGGACAGTCACCGGACCATTTTCGCCTCCGGAAAGATTATAAGGGGCGCGCCTCAACTCGCAAAGCGCTCACGAATTGAACACCGAAGCGACGCTGGCTTAATGCTTTGCTGCGGCGACCTTCTTGCGGGCAAGCTCGAGCAGTTTCGGATGGACGCAAACTTCAAAAAAAGGCCGATTGGTGGGGCCGCCGACTTTGCCCCCAGCTTGCAGCTGCCGAGTCATTCCGCGGCGAACCACAATCGGTTCCAATGAATCTCCGAGCGGCAATTCTCCATAGAAAAGTTGCGCGCGATCTTTGCCCCAGGGCATGGGGAAGTTTCCTTCGAGTGGAAACAGCGAAATTTCACTCGTCAGTTTCTGAAAGCCTTCTTCATTTAGCTCGATTCCATTCATGTTGTAACGCATTAACAGCTCGTCGCCCTCTTCTTCGCCTGCTCCTTCCACGACGACCGTTTGCAATGAAAACACGCGAAATGGCGATGGATTATCAGTGAGGAGACGGCGCGCCATTTTGGCGCAACTGGAAAGGCGATCCGAAAGATTCAGCGCCTTTGAAATCATAATCTTCGAATCGCCATCCGACCATACTGATGGCGCGGAATTCTGGAAAGCAACGCCGACACCGAGTTCGAGCCTCGGCAGATTGCTCGATTCCGCCTTCGCATTATAAGCCTGGGTCACTTCGATGATTTCGCGCGCCAACACGCAAGCCTTCGCGACGGCGCGCTGGCTCGTCCGGTTCGATTCGGTCTCATAGATGGCGAGAATAATCGCATCGCCCTCCAAAAATACTTTGGCGGCGCCGTGACGATCCAGCAGGCGCTTCACGGGCTCGTGAAGCGTCAGGCTGAAATGCGATGCCGGATTCAACCCGCGCGACAATAAATCCTTTGTGATTTCCGTCGACCCGCGCACATCGGCTTTGATGACCACGTGCGACACGACGGGATCATCAGTTCCGCGCCGCTCATCCGGAAACACAAATTCATAAAGGCTGTTATTTACGCGCGACAGTTCGCGCTGCCGGTCGGTGCGCACCAGATTGACTTTTTCCAGCCACGCCGCGACGTGCTGGTAATTCCGCCGGTCACGCCGTAGCCGCATCAAATCCTGCGCAAAACGCAACGCGATGGCGCGCGAATCCTCATGAGAGTAACGCCGCAGATTTTTCGCGGTTTCCTCGATGCGCTTCAGTGAAAAATTCCGCGCCGGAAATTGACTGAGAATCTTCTCCACGCGCTTCAACTCATCCTTCGAAAGCAAAGCGCGCTTCAACTGCTGCAAATGGACGGGCGGGCAAAAATCATGATGCAGCTTGACGACTTCGTAGCTCGCCAGCATATATCCGAGAAGTTCGTGTTCTTCCAGACGGTGATGCCATTCTTCGAGCAGGCGCTCACGAACTTCTGCCTCCCCTGCATGATTGCCGCTCCCCGACGGATCGAACAGGCGGCGCGCGTTCTGCGGCTCACTCAGATAATCGCCCAGCCGATTGCGGAATTCCTCAGTAAGAAAATCCACCTTCTGTTTCGCGGCTTCCAGTTCCGGACTGATTTCTGCAAGCTTAAATTCCAAATCCGCCTGCCGGCGCCGCAAGACGGCCAGATTGGCTTCCATTTCCGCCCCACCGCGACGCTTGAAAATTCCTGGAAGGAAGCCGTCACCTCCGCCCGCCTTTCTGAGCACTTCTTCCTGTTCTTCCTCCAGTTTTCCGAGTTCCGAGCGCCTTGCCAGCGCTCTTTCCACGAGTTTTCCATAGGCTTCATGGGCGCGGCGTAATTCTTCGGAGTTTGCGTCTGTCACCACAAAATCGCGGAGAAAATCGACTAACAAACCCTCAAAATTTTCAAAGCGGTCTGGATCGTTCAAGAAATTGCCGAGTAGAACGTAATGCTCGAGGAAAAGATAGTCGTCTGTTCCGTTTTCCACGAATAACAGCCGGTTGGTGAAAAGCTCGTAGGTATCTGCGAAATCTTCGCCGAAAAATGCGCGCCGTGCCTTGGCAAGAACGCTCTCGTCGAGCTCCTTCAAGATGTGGAAAAGCGTCTGCCCCGCTCGACGAACGACGCTCTTGCGATTCGATTGCAACTCCGCCAACTGCGCCCTCTTTACGTGTGCTTGTTCACTATGCTCGAATGCGGAGCCGCGCGACCGGATGTGCTCCTTGCACTCCACAATCATGCTGGAAAATTCGCTGACGATTTCCTGAATGAAAAACTTCAGAATCGCGATGCGCAGGATCAGGTCGTACTCGATGTTTTTCTCGAATTGCGCGCGGGTGATCCCCGATTGCAGAAGTTCACTGAGCAGCTTGCGAAACTGTGCCGAGTCCGGGGGCCGTGTGGTGCGCGCCTCGAAACCGAAAAACTGCTGCAAATTCGCCGACTGACGAACTAAATCACAGATATATTGCCGGGCGATTTCCAGAAATCGCAGGCTGAGGTAAACGTCATAATGGATGTTGTCGACGCCGGGGGTAAGGGAGGCCAAACGCAGTTCGGCCGTATAGGCTTCCAGCTTCAAGCGAGCCGGACGAGCCGGCGATGAGATAGACGTTTCCGGCATGCGACGCTTCTGGCCTTACATCTTCGACTTTAACAGAACGCGCCCGTACCTCGACTGCTTCCGCCCTGCTCGTTGCCCAATCGTTTAACGACCAAAGGCGACCTCGCACCCCAACCAGGTTAGCAAATCCCGCCTCGGGACACTGTCCACGCTCTGCGCGACTCTTACGGCAGAAACTCCTTGGGAATCGAATTTCCAGGCCGCTCTTCGTCCCAAAGATCGCAGACGATCCACCAACGCTTGCCATCGTAGAACAATTCGAGGCTGTTCACGCCGCGCCCGATGAGCGGCCCGTTCGCAGTCCGCCTCATTACGTACGTGCTCATTACGTGCGCGATCGTTCCATATCTTGTGGTGACACGATGGATTTCCTGCTCGTAGAATCCCTGCGAGACTACCGAAGCGTTGTACTTATCGACGAACTGCTGATGACTCATGATCTCGTGATACGGTTTGCCATCTTTTGTCACGTCCGTGGAAATGAAAAGAACGCCGGGGACATAAAGCGTGCTGTCCCTCGACCATTGCCTTGGCTGGCCGGCGGGCCCGCTGACCACATCGTAGAATGCTTTTATAATGCCATCCATCGTCGAGACATCTTGCGGGCGCGGGGCGATTTTTGGCACGAGAACGTGAGCAGCTTTTGCACCAAGCCGCCCTTGCCCGTGCGCATTCACAGGAAAAATGAATGACACGGCAATCAACAGGAACAGGGTTTCGCGAATGTAGCGTGCAAATTTCAACATCTCTTGAGCCTCCAATTTCCTCGTAAACTTCTGGCGCGGGACTGACTTCACACCATGGGACAGATTGATTCGATTTGCCGCGTCGATGGTTGCCTACGGGCGGTCTGCAAAGCAGGGATTGCGTGTTAAGAACCAGCAGAATCGATCGAATGGCAGGCCAGCTCAGCTGAGTCGCACAACTCACGCGCGGCTCTTCTTGCCACAGAGTTTCTTTGCCTCGCGTTTTCTTTATGAGAAAGTTATATCTATCGGCGATGATGGAAAATCAGCCCACAATCGAGCAACACAACTCCACCTCGCAGTGCCTTTATCTCAGCAGTTCCGGAGAGCGCTGCACGCGCCCTGCTTACGAGGACGGCTTCTGCGACCGACATGGCAAGTCGACAACATGGCTCTCCGGCAACCAGATGCCTCGAAAGCTGGCGGCCCTGCTTATCGGATTGGCGGTGATCTGGCCGATTTTGCAGGATTTGTGGAACGCGGTTCGTCACCTGTTTCACTAGCTACTTTGAGGTCTTGCTACTCAGAGGAGAATTACCGGAGATTTCCTCGACAGTAATTTTGCGAAGTTCCTCTCCAGAGTGCTCCAGGCCGATCCGCAGAACCGGCCAGTCTGTGCGCAGACGCATGCGCTCCGGCCACTCGACAACGACGACGGCGGGCTCAATGAATAGATCTTCCAGCCCCAACGAATCGAACTCCTGCACTTCGCTCACGCGATACAGATCGACGTGATAGACCTTCACCGCGCCGCTGAAGGCGTGCACCAGCGTGAACGTCGGACTCGTAATTTCCTCCTCTGTTGCCGCACCCAAACCGCTGACAATCCCCTTTGCCAACGTCGTCTTCCCGGCGCCGAGTTCGCCTGTGAGCAATACGAGCAAAGGTGGCCGCAGACGCGCGGCGATCTCCCTGCCCTTGGCGATCGTTTCTTCGGTGGAATGTGAAAGGATTTGGTCGGCAGCCATATCACAGCACTCGGATTGTGTCGCGAAGCTGCGCCAGCGCTGGCGCAATCATGCGAATTACGTCCGACGCGATCAGCGGCCCCTCGCCAAATTCTTCTGCCGCCAAGTCGCCCGCCAATCCATGGAGATAAACGCCCAAAGTCAGCGCAATCTCCCAATTGTGAGCGCCGAACTGGGCTGTCACTCCCGCTAACATTCCCGTGAGGACGTCGCCCGTCCCGCCCGTCGACATCCCCGGATTCCCTGTTGAATTGATCCAAACGCGGCCATCCGGCGCGGCGATCACTGTTTGATGCCCCTTCAGGATCACAAAAGCCTGCCAATCCGCTGCCGACTTACGCGCGATCTCCAGCCGCTGTGCCTGAACATCCTTCACACCTAACCCCAAAAGGCGGGCCATTTCGCCCGGATGCGGGGTCAAGGCCAGCATTCCGCGCGAATTTCGCAATTCGCCGGCGTGCCCTGCGAATGCATTCAGGCCGTCAGCATCCAAGATGCTCGGCACTTGCGACCTGCCCGCGATTACGGATCTCACGAATTGCTGCGTTTCGTCATGGGTCGTCAGGCCAGGACCTAGCGCCAGCACGTTTTTTCCTTGCATCAGTTTTTCGAAGACACCGGATTCAACGACGTCGCGCGCAACCGTTCCCGCCCCCGTCGCGTGCAGAGGCTCGGTCATAATTTCGGGTGCGAATCCTGCCACAGTGGCAAGAACTGGCTCTGGTGTAGCCACCGTCACGAGACCTGCCCCCACGCGCAAAGCGCCTTTGGCCGCTAAAACCGCTGCCCCCGCTTTGCCGACCGAACCTGCCACAATCAGCACATGCCCATAAAGCCCCTTATTTGACTCAGCGCTGCGGTGAAACGAAACATCTCGAAATTCCCAGGGCTCAAGCCAGCGCACGTTCGTTTTTGCAATCTCTTCGATTAATTCGCGTGGAGAACCAATATCGGCGACGGTCAAGCGCCCGACGAAAAATGGCGCTCCGGCGCCAAACATCCCTGTCTTCGGTGCAGTAAACGTCACAGTACAATCGGCGCGGATTGCTCCGCCGGGCGCTTCTCCCGTGTCGCCCGACATCCCCGAAGGGATATCCACGGCGACCACGCGTGTGCGCGGACCATGGGCGTTGACGTCTTCAATTACGTGAGCGAGCAACCCCTCTACTCCGGCGCGCAAGCCTGTGCCCAGAAGTGCGTCAACAACGATTCCAGCACCAAGAGCTGCCTCTCGTACTGATTCCCAATCCGAAACGCTGCGAATTACTTGAGGCACGATCGAAGCACTGGCCAGCCGCTTAAAATTTTCTTGCGCATCACCATGAAGCTCCGCCGGATCGGCGAAAATCAAAACGCTCGGGTTCGCGCCCGCCTCTTTCAGCTTTCGCGCAGCGACAAACCCGTCGCCGCCATTATTTCCCCGCCCGCAAAGCACGGCGATGCGGCACCCATCCACCGGCGCAAAACGCGAAGCAATGAATTGTGCAACGCCTGCGCCTGCATTTTCCATGAGCGCCAGGCTCGGCACACCGTGACGTTCGATCGTCAGGCGGTCGACCTCGCGCATCTCGGCTATGCTTAGAATTTTCATCGCTTCAAAAGGCAGCGGACGTTTCGCCGCGCGTGTCCCAGTTTATCGTGACGCAGCGAAATGGGAAACCACGGATCGGAGGGAAGGCCCCTTACAACATCCAGCCGCCGGAAACGCTGAGGGTTTGGCCTGTGATGTAATCGGCGGACTCATCGGCGAGAAACACGACGGCGGAGGCAATGTCGTCGGCAGAAGGAGGCCGGCCGACGGGAAAGCGCGCGTCGTGCATTCGGCGAGCTTCTTCCAGTGAGAGTTCCTTGTCATCAATATTCGGCGGATTCACAACATTTACCGTGATGCCATTTTTCGCTTCCTCCACGGCAAGAGAACGCGAAAAAGCCACCATGCCTGCTTTTGCTGCGGCATACGCAGAAATCGTCGCCTGGCCGAATGCGCGCTCCGCTCCAACCGCTCCTAAATTGACGATGCGGCCCCATCTTTGCCGTCGCATCGCCGGCAGCGCTGCTTTACTCATATAAAAAACGCTCAACAAGTTCGAATCCAGCACGCGCTTCCATTCTTCGATCGTCGTTTCCGCGACGGTACCCCAATTGAAAATCCCCACGTTGTTGACCAGAACGTCGAGCCGCCCGTAGTGCTCAAGTACAGATTGCACAAGCGATTCCGCTCTGGCTGGGTCCGTAACGTCCGCTTCTACCGCAAAGCAATCGCACCCCATCGCTTGCAGCTGCCGAAGCGCATTCTGCGCTGCCGCCTTATTGGAGCGGTAAGAAATGGCCACGCGTGCGCCCGCGCGTCCCAATCCCAGCGCTATTCCTTTGCCGATGCCACGGCTTCCGCCGGTCACAAGCGCTACTCGTTGCCGCAAACTCACCCCGTTACCCCTCCACGCGATTGCTGAACCCAAACACGGTACCGAAATCCGCGTTTCTTGCCAAGCCTTGCCGCTCCGCAAATTTCTGCAAAACTGCTTTCAGCATCTACCGAAACCGTGCCACGATCACCGTCATATCGTCGGCTTGCTCTGGGGTGCCCGCCCATTGTTCGACCGATGACAGCAAGCCTTCAGCCACTTGTTCCACTGGAGCATCGCGCAACCTCAGAACTTCATTGGCCAGCCGCACCGCACCGAACTCTTCTCCGTAAACATTCTCTGGTTCGAGCAGGCCATCACTAAAGCCTACGAATAAAGCACCGTGCTCCGCCGGCACAGTCACTTGCCTATAGTCCGCGTGATCAAAAAGTCCTACGACCGTGCCACCTTCATCCAACCGCTTCACGTTGCCATCTGTGACAAAGAACGGAGCGCAGTGCCCCGCATTTGTATAAGAAAACGATCGCGAGCTCGCATCGTACTCCGCATAAAACAGCGTCGCATAACGGTCGTCGGAAGTATTGAAAAAAAGATGGCGATTCAAAACCTCTACAACCTGCGCGGTGGTGCGATGCCCGTTCGAGATGGCCTGCCCGCGCAGCGCCGCCTGCAAACTGGCCATCAGTAGAGCCGCTGAAATTCCCTTTCCGCTGATATCCGCAATCGCCAGTCCCAGCTTCGATGAATCCAATTTAACGAAATCGTAGTAATCCCCCGAAACCACGCGCGCCGCCCGGCAAATCGCTGCCAGCTCGAGACCTGGCATCTGCGGCAGTTCTCGCGGAAAAAGCTGCTCCTGCACCTCGCGCGCGATCGTCAGTTCGTTTTCCAGTTTTTGCCGCTGGCGCTGTCCTTCGATAAGTTCCGCGAGCGATCCGGTCATCGCGTTGAACGACTCCGCCAGCGCACCCAATTGATCGCGCTGGCGCACATGAATCCGGTGCCGAAAATCTCCCTGCCGAACATGCCGCGTCGCTTCATAGAGGTCATCAACAGCTGCAGTGATTGTGCGCGTCAGGACGATTCCCGTGATAAGCGCCGCCACTTCGAGCGCAAGAAAAAAGAATCCGATGAGAATCAGGATGACGACAAGAGGATCGCCTAATAGCCCCAGCGAAGCAAACAGCCGATGATTTACTTGTGACGGCCGCAGCGAAAAGCCCGCAATCACTGGCATTGTGTCGATCGTCGTGCCATTTTCATTCAGCAAGACGGCATCCAATGTCGAACCGCCGGATATTTCGAAGTCATACCAGCCGCGCCTGGGCTGAACCGCGCGCAGGCTCGCCACTTGCCCAGCTCGAACCATTCTCCGGCCATTCAAACTCAGAACGTCAGCAGGACGATCCGAATTCGTCGCTGGCCGGAATGTGGTGAGTTGAACAGGCCCGAGATCCGGCGCAAGCCCTTGCAGCAGTGCCGAAGTCACGGGCACGCGGACATAAAGCTCGCCTTCCGACGAGTCGCGTGTGCCGGAAACAACCGCCTCAATCCATAGGCTGCCGCCGGATTGCACCAATCCGGAGAAGTTGCGCACAGGCCGCTCGTTCGACCCAATGGCCGCGGCAGAAGTAGGAAGATGGACATCCAGTCCCGGAAGCTCCTTGCGAGCGTGCTCCAGCAATGCCGAAATGCCCGGCCCTTGCACAATGGATTTCGGCTCCTCGAACACACCTCGCGCGCGATTGCTTTCGAGCGCGCTTTCCACCGTTCCTGCAATCCCCGCAACCTCACTAATTCTCTCGTTCAAATCGTCCTGCAAGAGATGCGCGCCAAATTGGAAGTACATCAGGTAAGCGGAGAGAGCTACCATCGCAACGAGAAGCACGACCGGAACGACAGCGATGAAAACGTAAGCTACGATGAGGCGATTCCGAAGGCCCCAGAGAAGGCGTTTCCGCGCCCAACGCGCAAAGCGCACTAGCAGGTAACCAGCAGCCACGACAAAGAGTACAACGAGCCACGCGCCAAGTTTCGAGACGTAGCTCCCGAGCCGTGTAGTCCACGCCAGAATACAGAAAATCGCTACGGCTGCCGCCGTGCGATCCGTCGGCGTAGTCGTC includes:
- the tsaE gene encoding tRNA (adenosine(37)-N6)-threonylcarbamoyltransferase complex ATPase subunit type 1 TsaE; this translates as MAADQILSHSTEETIAKGREIAARLRPPLLVLLTGELGAGKTTLAKGIVSGLGAATEEEITSPTFTLVHAFSGAVKVYHVDLYRVSEVQEFDSLGLEDLFIEPAVVVVEWPERMRLRTDWPVLRIGLEHSGEELRKITVEEISGNSPLSSKTSK
- a CDS encoding NAD(P)H-hydrate dehydratase, giving the protein MKILSIAEMREVDRLTIERHGVPSLALMENAGAGVAQFIASRFAPVDGCRIAVLCGRGNNGGDGFVAARKLKEAGANPSVLIFADPAELHGDAQENFKRLASASIVPQVIRSVSDWESVREAALGAGIVVDALLGTGLRAGVEGLLAHVIEDVNAHGPRTRVVAVDIPSGMSGDTGEAPGGAIRADCTVTFTAPKTGMFGAGAPFFVGRLTVADIGSPRELIEEIAKTNVRWLEPWEFRDVSFHRSAESNKGLYGHVLIVAGSVGKAGAAVLAAKGALRVGAGLVTVATPEPVLATVAGFAPEIMTEPLHATGAGTVARDVVESGVFEKLMQGKNVLALGPGLTTHDETQQFVRSVIAGRSQVPSILDADGLNAFAGHAGELRNSRGMLALTPHPGEMARLLGLGVKDVQAQRLEIARKSAADWQAFVILKGHQTVIAAPDGRVWINSTGNPGMSTGGTGDVLTGMLAGVTAQFGAHNWEIALTLGVYLHGLAGDLAAEEFGEGPLIASDVIRMIAPALAQLRDTIRVL
- a CDS encoding DUF5763 domain-containing protein, translated to MMENQPTIEQHNSTSQCLYLSSSGERCTRPAYEDGFCDRHGKSTTWLSGNQMPRKLAALLIGLAVIWPILQDLWNAVRHLFH
- a CDS encoding PP2C family protein-serine/threonine phosphatase, which translates into the protein MFSLHRVHAFWRTTTPTDRTAAAVAIFCILAWTTRLGSYVSKLGAWLVVLFVVAAGYLLVRFARWARKRLLWGLRNRLIVAYVFIAVVPVVLLVAMVALSAYLMYFQFGAHLLQDDLNERISEVAGIAGTVESALESNRARGVFEEPKSIVQGPGISALLEHARKELPGLDVHLPTSAAAIGSNERPVRNFSGLVQSGGSLWIEAVVSGTRDSSEGELYVRVPVTSALLQGLAPDLGPVQLTTFRPATNSDRPADVLSLNGRRMVRAGQVASLRAVQPRRGWYDFEISGGSTLDAVLLNENGTTIDTMPVIAGFSLRPSQVNHRLFASLGLLGDPLVVILILIGFFFLALEVAALITGIVLTRTITAAVDDLYEATRHVRQGDFRHRIHVRQRDQLGALAESFNAMTGSLAELIEGQRQRQKLENELTIAREVQEQLFPRELPQMPGLELAAICRAARVVSGDYYDFVKLDSSKLGLAIADISGKGISAALLMASLQAALRGQAISNGHRTTAQVVEVLNRHLFFNTSDDRYATLFYAEYDASSRSFSYTNAGHCAPFFVTDGNVKRLDEGGTVVGLFDHADYRQVTVPAEHGALFVGFSDGLLEPENVYGEEFGAVRLANEVLRLRDAPVEQVAEGLLSSVEQWAGTPEQADDMTVIVARFR
- a CDS encoding SDR family oxidoreductase — encoded protein: MSLRQRVALVTGGSRGIGKGIALGLGRAGARVAISYRSNKAAAQNALRQLQAMGCDCFAVEADVTDPARAESLVQSVLEHYGRLDVLVNNVGIFNWGTVAETTIEEWKRVLDSNLLSVFYMSKAALPAMRRQRWGRIVNLGAVGAERAFGQATISAYAAAKAGMVAFSRSLAVEEAKNGITVNVVNPPNIDDKELSLEEARRMHDARFPVGRPPSADDIASAVVFLADESADYITGQTLSVSGGWML